In Silene latifolia isolate original U9 population chromosome 3, ASM4854445v1, whole genome shotgun sequence, a single window of DNA contains:
- the LOC141649223 gene encoding uncharacterized protein LOC141649223, translating to MTGDSIEQQLAATKQQLLEMEQLMNIDFSNFGTPTPSKTIAGDLDSDSEETPNEEKHHEKFEKIPGIPTSIEEANPESYADSAFVDEIAKIDLPKKLVVQSMWTYDGTADPQNHVAYYKQRMLAASIPSELRQVCMCKGFGTTLNRPALQWYINLPNGSIKSFADMINLFNHQFASSMELEKRSSDMYRIKQKPGETIRPFLTRFNKEKVSIPRCDIRTAVEAFRERLPLDSNFFDELTVKPCLTFEDVQAKALGYIRMEEDKSVKAETTDSVSRYERSNRKSFNHRGSSSRPSPYTRLDRSEEYKFSFDTTGVIKRLDHMGDIVKWPKKTDNPNSRKDTTRCCEFHMDIEHTTEGSLGLRREVACLLKKG from the exons ATGACTGGAGACAGTATagaacaacaactggctgccacCAAGCAACAACTATTGGAAATGGAACAACTGAT GAATATTGACTTCTCCAACTTTGGCACTCCAACTCCTTCAAAAACCATTGCAGGAGATCTCGATTCAGACTCAGAAGAAACCCCAAATGAAGAG AAACAccatgagaaatttgagaagattCCTGGAATACCTACAAGCATTGAGGAAGCTAACCCTGAAAGCTATGCTGACTCTGCCTTCGTGGATGAGATAGCCAAGATAGATCTACCAAAGAAGTTAGTGGTACAATCAATGTGGACCTATGATGGAACTGCAGATCCTCAAaaccatgtagcctactacaaacagAGAATGTTAGCAGCCTCTATACCCAGTGAGCTACGACAAGTGtgtatgtgcaaaggctttggaacaaccctgaacaGGCCTGCCcttcaatggtacataaacctgccaaatggaagcatcaagtcctttgcagaTATGATAAACTTATTCAACCACCAGTTTGCCAGTAGCATGGAGCTCGAGAAGAGATCCAGTGACATGTACAGAATCAAGCAAAAGCCTGGCGAGACAATCAGACCATTCCTgaccagattcaacaaagagaaagtctCAATCCCTAGATGTGATATTAgaacagccgtggaagctttcagggAGAGACTACCACTGGATAGCAATTTCTTTGACGAGCTGACCGTGAAACCTTGCCTGACCTTTGAAGATGTTCAGGCAAAGGCACTTGGCTACATCAGgatggaagaagataaaagcgtCAAGGCTGAAACCACTGATAGTGTTTCAAGATATGAAAGATCTAACAGGAAAAGTTTTAATCACAGGGGAAGCAGCTCCAGGCCATCTCCCTACACTAGGcttgacagatcagaa GAATATAAATTCTCCTTTGATACTACAGGAGTCATCAAGAGGCTTGAccacatgggagacattgtcaagtggcccaaAAAGACAGACAACCCCAACTCCAGGAAAGACACAACAAGATGTTGTGAGTTTCATATGGATATAGAACACACCACAGAGGGATCACTGGGTCTACGCAGAGAAGTTGCTTGCCTACTAAAGAAAGGCTAA